The Neovison vison isolate M4711 chromosome 10, ASM_NN_V1, whole genome shotgun sequence genome has a segment encoding these proteins:
- the SERTAD4 gene encoding SERTA domain-containing protein 4, protein MTLVLSMNRFCEPIVSEGAAEIAGYQTLWEADSYGGPSPPGPAQAPLQGDRGAGPPLAGSHYRGISNPITTSKITYFKRKYVEEEDFHPPLSSCSHKTISIFEERAHILYMSLEKLKFIDDPEVYLRRSVLINNLMKRIHGEIIMQNNWCFPACSFNGPSAQEWFLAQDCPYRKRPRMAKEECEKFHACCFYQECGGHYLNLPLSVHASVGSASTTAPSSSSTSSSPPPLPLPSCSHQVDFNVGCASAYKGDGQVPASEIFVTNVRSLGVQEKATLSEEKANNDTNRDGGPLSHEPVGNDLAFECKGQFYDYFETGYNDKNNVSESWKKSLRKKEPSPSNKPCCGKGSKL, encoded by the exons ATGACTCTGGTTCTGTCCATGAATAGATTCTGCGAGCCCATTGTCTCAGAAGGAGCTGCTGAAATTGCTGGGTACCAGACACTATGGGAGGCTGACAGCTACGGAGGCCCGAGTCCCCCTGGGCCAGCACAGGCTCCTCTGCAGGGAGACCGGGGAGCCGGTCCCCCACTGGCAG GATCACATTACAGGGGAATTTCAAATCCTATAACAACATCCAAGATCACATACTTTAAGAGGAAGTATGTGGAAGAAGAGGATTTTCACCCACCACTCAGCAGCTGTAGCCATAAa ACCATCTCGATTTTTGAGGAACGAGCCCATATCCTGTATATGTCCTTAGAAAAGCTCAAGTTTATTGATGATCCTGAAGTGTACCTCCGACGGTCCGTCCTTATCAACAACTTGATGAAACGGATCCACGGCGAGATTATCATGCAGAATAACTGGTGCTTTCCTGCCTGCTCTTTCAACGGCCCCTCTGCCCAAGAGTGGTTTCTGGCTCAAGACTGTCCTTACCGAAAACGACCGCGGATGGCCAAAGAGGAGTGTGAAAAGTTTCACGCCTGCTGCTTTTACCAGGAATGTGGTGGTCACTACCTAAACCTGCCCCTTTCTGTCCATGCTAGTGTCGGAAGTGCCTCCACCActgccccctcttcctcctcaacttcctcttcccctccccctctgcctttaCCGAGTTGTTCCCACCAGGTGGATTTCAATGTAGGCTGTGCATCTGCTTACAAGGGTGATGGTCAGGTACCCGCCAGCGAAATCTTTGTCACTAATGTCAGGTCACTAGGTGTTCAGGAAAAGGCCACATTAAGTGAGGAGAAGGCAAATAACGACACCAACAGGGATGGTGGCCCATTAAGCCATGAACCTGTGGGAAATGACCTTGCTTTTGAGTGCAAAGGccaattttatgattattttgagACTGGATATAATGACAAAAACAATGTGAGTGAGTCTTGGAAAAAGTCCTTAAGGAAAAAGGAGCCTTCACCAAGTAACAAACCGTGCTGTGGCAAAGGGAGCAAACTATGA